A genomic window from Sphingobacterium spiritivorum includes:
- the dnaG gene encoding DNA primase — protein MQVIILSTQSYYLILLTQKEDAVIKKETIDKVLDTARIEEVVGDFVDLKKRGTSLIGNCPFHNEKTPSFHVSVAKGIYKCFGCGAGGDALKFVMDLEKYSYPEAIRYLANKYHIDVEEQERSPAQMAAQDKRESLYVLSQWAGKFFKDNMWQTDMGQSIGLAYFKERGYREDIIKKFELGYSPDQWTALVEAAKTAGFQEEYLKEIGLTIQRDDGSMYDRFRGRVMFPIQNLTGRVIGFGGRTLKTEKSVPKYVNSPESEIYHKSDVLYGLNFAKKAIVDADNCYLVEGYADVLSVHQAGVENVVSSSGTSLTSGQIRLISRFTKNVTILYDGDTAGIKASLRGTDMLLEEGLNVKILLFPDGNDPDSYVQKFGSDAFKKYIADHQEDFIFFKTNILLKDAENDPIKRADVIRDVVESIALIPDEIKVAVFIRQCSNLLDIEERVLLSELNNIRVKKAKDADKKNQRNLSASSSPFSPSEGDGPPADFFMTDEERGGPAPEPEHKITPEILQEREIIRILLNYGDYLATWEGDGDIPIAPLLLGSIDDVEFEDKPSAYILSVYKEYAERFEIPQAKQFFSHEDRLVSDLAITCVASPYNLSPNWNDDKRKIYVTQEYELLKNLVIQAIYRIKKRKVESEMLRIREELRTEQDQANLEILLSKYQKLKEAERVLGDFLGNTIVK, from the coding sequence TTGCAAGTAATCATTTTGTCTACTCAATCCTATTACCTAATTTTACTAACACAAAAGGAAGATGCTGTGATTAAAAAGGAAACGATAGATAAAGTGTTGGATACGGCCCGTATTGAAGAGGTCGTGGGAGATTTCGTAGACCTCAAAAAACGGGGAACTTCTCTGATCGGAAATTGTCCTTTTCATAACGAGAAGACACCTTCTTTTCACGTATCTGTAGCTAAAGGTATTTACAAGTGTTTTGGTTGCGGGGCGGGTGGCGATGCACTGAAATTTGTGATGGATCTGGAGAAATATTCCTATCCGGAAGCTATCCGTTATCTCGCAAATAAATATCATATCGATGTAGAAGAACAGGAGCGTAGTCCGGCACAGATGGCGGCACAGGACAAACGCGAAAGTCTGTATGTACTGAGCCAATGGGCAGGTAAATTTTTCAAAGACAATATGTGGCAGACGGATATGGGGCAATCCATTGGTCTGGCTTATTTCAAGGAAAGAGGATACCGGGAAGATATTATAAAAAAGTTTGAACTCGGATATTCTCCGGATCAGTGGACAGCTCTTGTCGAAGCGGCCAAAACTGCCGGTTTTCAGGAGGAATATCTGAAAGAAATCGGACTCACTATACAACGGGACGACGGCAGTATGTACGATCGTTTCCGAGGAAGAGTTATGTTTCCCATTCAAAACCTTACAGGACGAGTCATTGGCTTCGGTGGCCGGACACTGAAAACTGAAAAAAGTGTTCCGAAGTATGTCAATTCTCCCGAAAGCGAAATCTATCATAAATCGGATGTACTTTACGGACTCAACTTTGCAAAGAAGGCCATAGTTGATGCGGATAACTGTTATCTGGTAGAGGGATATGCAGACGTATTGTCTGTGCATCAGGCAGGTGTGGAGAACGTTGTGTCTTCCTCCGGAACTTCGCTGACATCCGGGCAAATCCGGTTGATTTCCAGATTTACAAAGAATGTAACGATACTGTATGATGGAGATACAGCCGGAATAAAAGCCTCACTGAGAGGAACAGACATGTTGCTGGAAGAAGGACTGAATGTAAAAATTCTTTTATTTCCGGACGGGAATGACCCCGATTCTTATGTGCAAAAATTCGGATCAGATGCCTTCAAAAAATATATAGCCGATCATCAGGAAGATTTTATTTTTTTTAAAACAAATATCCTCCTTAAGGATGCCGAAAATGATCCAATAAAGCGTGCTGATGTTATCCGGGATGTCGTAGAAAGTATTGCTCTGATACCGGATGAGATCAAGGTGGCTGTATTTATACGTCAGTGTAGTAATCTGCTGGATATAGAAGAGCGCGTATTGCTTTCTGAACTGAATAATATCCGGGTTAAAAAGGCCAAGGATGCGGATAAGAAAAATCAGCGTAATCTGTCCGCTTCTTCCTCCCCTTTTTCTCCGTCTGAGGGAGACGGGCCTCCTGCGGATTTCTTTATGACAGATGAGGAGCGTGGGGGACCGGCTCCGGAACCCGAACATAAAATCACTCCTGAGATTCTTCAGGAGCGCGAAATCATTCGCATACTGCTCAATTATGGAGATTATCTGGCAACCTGGGAAGGAGACGGAGATATTCCTATTGCACCATTGTTACTCGGCAGTATCGATGATGTAGAATTCGAAGATAAGCCAAGTGCTTATATCCTTAGTGTGTATAAAGAGTACGCGGAAAGATTTGAAATTCCTCAGGCAAAACAGTTTTTCTCTCATGAGGATAGGCTGGTTTCCGATCTGGCCATTACCTGTGTTGCCTCACCTTACAATCTAAGTCCTAACTGGAATGACGATAAGCGAAAGATCTATGTCACACAGGAGTACGAGCTGCTTAAAAATCTGGTGATACAGGCAATTTATCGTATCAAAAAGCGTAAAGTAGAGTCTGAAATGCTTAGAATCCGGGAAGAGTTAAGGACTGAGCAGGACCAGGCCAATCTGGAAATACTACTGAGTAAATATCAGAAACTCAAAGAAGCA
- a CDS encoding UDP binding domain-containing protein, whose translation MYVADYLLNEEAEIVVFDPKVSAEKIYADLDYLNTRSPEENRRLVKVVQNPTEAADKAHAVAILTEWDEFKDYDWAQIKTLMKKPAFVFDGRKLLSRTQLEELGFKYYAIGE comes from the coding sequence ATCTATGTGGCAGATTATCTTTTAAATGAAGAGGCTGAAATTGTTGTCTTTGATCCGAAGGTTTCTGCGGAGAAAATATATGCCGATCTGGATTATCTCAATACCCGTAGCCCGGAAGAAAACAGACGCCTGGTAAAAGTGGTACAGAACCCGACAGAAGCTGCAGATAAAGCACATGCTGTGGCCATCCTGACGGAATGGGATGAGTTCAAAGACTACGATTGGGCACAAATAAAGACCCTTATGAAAAAACCGGCCTTTGTATTTGACGGGAGAAAATTACTGAGCCGGACGCAACTTGAAGAATTAGGATTTAAATATTACGCTATCGGCGAATAA
- a CDS encoding porin family protein — MKRLCIVLAFICMSVAVHAQYKSKIEFGVKGGLAFPTFQFAEGGNPRTYLSGFVGGFVDLPVAQYFSIQPGVSLVGKGYNDKFFESETSYGNLKTRLWVVEIPLHIVGKMLIGNDQLQFGAGSYIGFNLSGKQKFEGQSDDYKSGTIDFDFDGKDMKRQDYGISLMANYKFENGLLVNMGYALGLSNLYGSNIDNTAKNRVLSLGVGIQL; from the coding sequence ATGAAAAGACTTTGCATAGTATTAGCTTTTATCTGTATGAGTGTTGCGGTGCATGCGCAATATAAATCAAAGATCGAATTCGGAGTCAAGGGTGGATTAGCTTTTCCTACTTTTCAGTTTGCTGAGGGCGGAAATCCGAGGACATATTTATCCGGTTTTGTCGGAGGTTTTGTAGATCTGCCTGTTGCACAATATTTTTCAATTCAACCTGGTGTTTCACTTGTAGGGAAAGGGTATAACGATAAGTTTTTCGAGAGTGAAACCAGCTATGGTAATCTGAAGACCAGACTTTGGGTAGTTGAAATTCCTCTTCATATTGTTGGTAAGATGTTGATCGGAAATGACCAATTGCAATTTGGTGCCGGGTCTTACATTGGATTTAACCTTTCTGGAAAGCAGAAGTTTGAAGGTCAGAGTGATGATTACAAAAGCGGAACAATTGATTTTGACTTCGACGGTAAAGACATGAAAAGACAAGACTATGGAATTAGCCTGATGGCTAATTATAAGTTTGAGAATGGCTTACTGGTGAATATGGGCTATGCTCTGGGCTTATCTAATTTATACGGAAGTAATATCGACAATACAGCGAAAAACAGAGTATTATCGCTTGGTGTTGGAATTCAATTGTAA
- a CDS encoding GumC family protein: protein MTPKPNHTLPNASMESEGEELNLKAVFEQYFYYWKWFIISVFFILALAFLYLRYAPKQYAVDAKILLPDEKSAKGELAGLSDLAEMAGSSTTSSQIMDQIDVLKSRRLVSKVVDRLNLSTNYSVKGSLASQDITEQESPFKWVLLNQSSEYRDTVNGGFTVEVLSNTKFLLKNLKTKEVGTFDFGKKIKTTIGEVLLVPNGNQLDLAKSKSYGITIVPKQKMVSDLIKGVNITPNQEKQSNIINFSMTANSKGKAEQIVDELINQYNSDLTEDKHKLTRATSKFIGDRLAIITGDLTGVDREAEKFKEGNRLTDVEAEAKLYLQTASESDKNVMEQQTQLGLVDFMRESIQSNNTELLPTNVGLQDVSIEKTIAEYNRMVLERDDLLKSSTPENPVVKNLNDNIRVLNNNLLRSLNNYRTSVQLSLNAAKGKKSELQGKLSNLPQQERGYRDISRQQQIVESLYLFLLQKREENEIKAAATPDNLKIIDKAFGSDIPVAPKKGIVLLAALLLGILLPFGVLYIKFLMDNKVHSRKDIEEKLSAPILGEVPSAKDPIIKENDRSSLAEAFRILRTNISFMLGNRKGSSSVMFITSTTSGEGKSFVSTNLARILAMSGKSVVLIGADIRSPKVLDYLGLSHLQHTNIGITQFLINPEMPIDNIIIKKPGSYDFDVIYSGYVAPNPAELLMNGHFNDVIEYCRTHYDYVLVDTAPVSLVTDTLLIADNADLTIYVARANYLDKRLLNVPKELYEKGKLKNMAVVINDVDFARGYGYGYGYGYGYGDTGEVSLRKRLKNLIFGKDKNRI from the coding sequence ATGACTCCAAAACCCAACCATACTCTGCCTAATGCTTCTATGGAAAGCGAAGGAGAGGAACTGAATTTAAAGGCTGTATTTGAACAATACTTCTACTACTGGAAGTGGTTTATTATTTCAGTGTTTTTTATACTTGCTCTTGCTTTTTTATACCTGCGGTACGCACCTAAGCAATACGCTGTAGATGCAAAGATTCTTTTGCCGGATGAGAAAAGTGCAAAAGGAGAATTGGCGGGGTTATCTGATCTCGCTGAAATGGCTGGTTCCTCAACAACCTCCTCTCAAATAATGGATCAGATTGATGTGCTGAAATCCAGAAGATTGGTAAGTAAAGTTGTAGATAGATTGAATTTATCAACTAATTATAGTGTAAAAGGCAGCTTAGCTTCTCAAGACATTACAGAGCAGGAATCACCATTCAAATGGGTGCTATTGAATCAATCCTCAGAATACAGAGACACAGTAAATGGAGGATTTACTGTAGAGGTGTTATCAAATACGAAATTTTTACTTAAAAACCTCAAGACGAAAGAAGTAGGAACATTTGATTTTGGAAAGAAAATCAAGACTACCATCGGAGAGGTTTTGTTGGTTCCAAATGGGAATCAATTGGACTTGGCGAAAAGTAAATCTTATGGTATTACTATTGTTCCTAAACAGAAAATGGTATCGGATCTGATAAAAGGAGTGAATATTACTCCAAATCAGGAAAAACAATCTAATATTATCAATTTTTCAATGACTGCAAATTCGAAAGGAAAGGCAGAACAGATTGTAGATGAACTGATCAACCAATATAATTCAGATCTGACAGAGGATAAACATAAATTGACTCGTGCTACTTCTAAATTTATTGGGGATCGTCTGGCTATTATTACAGGAGATTTGACAGGTGTAGATCGGGAGGCTGAAAAATTTAAGGAAGGAAATCGACTGACAGATGTAGAAGCTGAAGCAAAGTTATATTTACAAACAGCTAGTGAATCGGATAAAAATGTCATGGAGCAGCAGACGCAATTGGGTTTGGTGGACTTTATGAGAGAGTCTATTCAGTCTAATAATACAGAATTGTTGCCAACTAATGTGGGGTTACAGGATGTATCTATAGAAAAGACAATAGCTGAGTACAATAGGATGGTTTTAGAACGTGATGATCTTTTAAAATCGTCTACTCCTGAAAACCCTGTAGTAAAGAATCTGAATGATAATATCCGTGTACTCAATAATAACCTGCTTCGTTCCTTGAATAATTACAGAACTTCCGTACAGCTTTCGCTGAATGCGGCAAAGGGTAAGAAATCTGAACTGCAGGGTAAATTGAGTAATCTGCCTCAACAGGAAAGAGGTTATCGCGATATCTCCAGACAACAACAGATTGTAGAGTCGCTTTATCTCTTCTTATTACAGAAAAGAGAAGAAAATGAGATCAAGGCCGCTGCCACTCCTGACAATCTGAAAATAATTGATAAAGCATTTGGATCAGACATTCCTGTTGCACCTAAAAAAGGTATCGTTTTGCTTGCTGCACTGTTATTAGGAATATTACTTCCATTCGGAGTACTTTACATCAAATTTCTGATGGACAATAAGGTGCATTCGAGAAAAGATATAGAGGAGAAGCTTTCAGCTCCTATTCTGGGAGAAGTTCCGTCAGCTAAGGATCCCATTATCAAAGAGAATGACCGTAGTTCACTGGCGGAAGCGTTCCGGATTTTACGAACCAACATTTCCTTTATGCTGGGGAATCGCAAGGGAAGTTCTTCTGTTATGTTTATTACCTCCACTACATCAGGAGAAGGTAAATCCTTTGTATCGACCAATCTTGCACGTATTCTGGCCATGTCAGGAAAGAGTGTGGTATTGATAGGAGCGGATATCCGTAGTCCGAAAGTACTGGATTATTTAGGATTATCACACCTTCAGCATACCAATATCGGAATTACGCAATTCCTGATTAATCCGGAGATGCCGATCGACAATATTATTATTAAGAAACCGGGATCTTACGATTTTGATGTTATTTATTCCGGATATGTAGCTCCTAACCCTGCTGAATTATTGATGAACGGACATTTTAATGATGTGATCGAGTATTGCAGAACGCATTATGACTATGTACTGGTGGATACAGCTCCTGTGAGCTTAGTAACGGATACGCTATTGATCGCAGATAATGCAGATCTTACTATTTATGTGGCGCGAGCCAATTATCTGGACAAGCGTTTGCTAAATGTTCCGAAAGAGCTGTATGAGAAAGGCAAATTGAAGAATATGGCTGTAGTAATCAATGATGTGGACTTTGCCAGAGGCTACGGCTATGGATACGGTTACGGCTATGGATATGGCGATACCGGTGAGGTATCTTTACGTAAACGCTTGAAAAATCTGATCTTCGGAAAAGATAAGAACAGAATTTAA
- a CDS encoding polysaccharide biosynthesis/export family protein: MNINLSRAFFLSLLLLTLVGMFSCGSRKEIIYLQPDSTQISTIYQQHIPKIQPNDILAISVSAADIKATQPFNQQNAYQMNAGSATDMAFKPTYTVDDSGEIDFPVLGKLKVGGLTRLEAMDMIRQRLKTYILDPGVNISYNNFKVTIVGEVGRPGTYTLNNERVTIFEALGLAGDMTMKGMRNNVLVIREIDGAKTMNRIDLTKQDALNSPFYYLAQNDVVYVEPNGSQIRNANYGQNTNIIISIAGLVITIISVIVR, translated from the coding sequence ATGAATATCAATTTATCGAGGGCTTTTTTCTTGTCGCTGCTTCTTCTTACCCTGGTCGGGATGTTTTCCTGTGGATCGCGCAAAGAGATTATTTATCTTCAACCTGACTCTACTCAGATCAGTACAATTTATCAGCAGCATATTCCAAAGATACAGCCGAATGATATTTTGGCTATCTCGGTTTCTGCGGCAGATATTAAAGCTACCCAACCCTTTAATCAACAGAATGCTTATCAAATGAATGCAGGATCTGCTACGGATATGGCTTTTAAACCAACTTATACAGTAGATGATAGTGGAGAAATTGATTTTCCGGTATTGGGAAAACTTAAAGTTGGTGGATTGACACGTCTGGAGGCAATGGATATGATCCGTCAGCGATTGAAAACCTATATACTGGATCCAGGCGTAAATATTTCGTACAATAATTTTAAGGTAACCATCGTCGGAGAAGTTGGTAGACCAGGAACATATACATTAAATAACGAGCGGGTAACTATATTTGAAGCTTTGGGACTGGCTGGAGACATGACTATGAAAGGGATGCGAAATAATGTCTTGGTCATCCGGGAGATTGATGGGGCCAAGACCATGAACAGAATAGACCTGACAAAGCAAGATGCGCTTAATTCGCCGTTCTATTATCTCGCTCAAAATGATGTGGTATACGTAGAACCGAATGGTTCTCAGATCAGAAATGCTAATTATGGCCAGAATACGAATATTATTATCTCAATTGCAGGATTAGTTATTACCATTATATCCGTTATTGTACGTTAA
- a CDS encoding helix-turn-helix domain-containing protein yields the protein MRLYNLFSGWGYMSMENCNTSMSSMPIDFGIHLSDSIHNHLPQAFNNIRRDLYIILLTQDKPYRLYIGDSEVELAPHTLAYINPNMATRFIPQGDAHMHILYFTADFYAQTSRDTFFLTQSPLFKENINLFQLSEEGILYATNLVNLLYNIRDKYKEKIYQDLLHNLLEQILLLGMIYNPHHIEYIHSENSEEFLSRYFEKLLEQHLAKEKSVKFYADMLQVSSRKLTAATKQALGKTPKEIILEHITQEAKRKLTNTQKSIKEIAYSLGYKDENNFSSLFTKEVGCSPKIYRRRNQYPPKD from the coding sequence ATGAGATTGTACAATCTCTTTTCGGGTTGGGGTTATATGTCAATGGAAAACTGTAACACAAGTATGAGTTCTATGCCTATTGACTTCGGAATACATTTATCAGACAGTATACATAATCATCTTCCCCAAGCGTTTAACAATATCCGAAGGGATCTCTATATAATTCTGCTGACTCAGGATAAGCCTTACAGATTATATATCGGAGATTCAGAAGTTGAACTTGCGCCTCATACACTTGCCTATATTAATCCGAATATGGCTACGCGCTTTATTCCTCAGGGCGATGCGCATATGCATATCCTTTATTTCACAGCAGATTTTTATGCTCAGACATCAAGAGATACATTTTTCTTAACCCAAAGTCCGCTCTTCAAAGAGAATATCAATCTGTTTCAGTTATCTGAAGAAGGAATTTTATATGCTACAAATCTGGTTAATCTGCTATATAATATAAGAGACAAATACAAAGAGAAGATATATCAGGATCTACTGCACAATTTATTAGAACAGATACTGTTGCTGGGTATGATCTATAATCCGCATCATATTGAATATATTCACAGCGAAAATTCTGAAGAATTTCTGAGCAGATATTTCGAGAAGTTATTGGAACAACATCTTGCGAAAGAGAAATCCGTCAAATTTTATGCGGACATGTTGCAGGTTAGCTCCCGCAAGCTTACTGCTGCTACCAAACAGGCCTTAGGCAAAACACCAAAAGAGATTATTCTCGAGCATATTACACAGGAAGCGAAGCGTAAATTGACAAACACACAAAAAAGTATAAAAGAGATCGCCTATTCTCTTGGATACAAGGATGAGAACAATTTCAGTTCTCTGTTTACAAAAGAAGTGGGTTGCTCTCCGAAAATATACCGTCGCCGGAACCAATACCCGCCTAAAGACTAA
- a CDS encoding fimbrial biogenesis chaperone yields MKNLLISILLLVSASSVFAQTGITVGPPRTYFVAGPGQQQTQRISISNPSKDYTMELAVSFEDWQYSTYGDNQTFPKGTLATSCAAWLSTPEIYFSLKPEETKMINVNISVPKDYVALDTVPVRTAMMFVTQMNPKTGVNKEGANIRIALRSGIKLYQALPGKNNADIEIEGLKYNKGELQTLELNFSNIGNIWADGQIAVELLNQENGKKTELPSSNFFTMPRDKRIFPIPLPKELENGTYLASVLISYGEKDAVKIGELEFNYEKSN; encoded by the coding sequence ATGAAAAATCTGCTTATTAGTATACTTTTACTGGTATCTGCATCATCTGTATTTGCTCAGACAGGTATTACGGTAGGCCCTCCGCGGACTTATTTTGTAGCCGGTCCTGGCCAGCAGCAAACACAACGTATTTCTATCAGCAATCCGAGTAAAGATTATACTATGGAACTGGCCGTTTCTTTTGAAGACTGGCAGTATAGTACATATGGAGACAATCAGACTTTTCCTAAGGGAACATTAGCGACATCATGTGCAGCATGGCTTTCTACACCGGAGATTTACTTTTCACTGAAACCTGAAGAGACCAAGATGATCAATGTTAATATTTCCGTACCAAAAGATTATGTGGCACTCGATACAGTACCCGTGCGTACAGCCATGATGTTTGTCACGCAGATGAATCCAAAGACCGGAGTTAACAAAGAAGGAGCTAATATTCGTATAGCACTTCGTTCCGGAATTAAACTTTACCAGGCATTGCCGGGTAAAAACAATGCGGATATCGAGATTGAAGGACTTAAATATAACAAGGGAGAATTGCAGACACTTGAACTTAACTTCAGCAATATAGGTAACATTTGGGCAGACGGACAGATTGCAGTAGAGTTACTTAATCAGGAAAATGGAAAAAAAACGGAGTTACCTTCTTCAAATTTCTTTACCATGCCACGGGATAAGCGCATCTTCCCTATTCCCTTACCTAAAGAACTGGAAAACGGAACCTATCTCGCTTCCGTACTTATCAGCTATGGAGAGAAAGATGCTGTAAAAATCGGAGAACTTGAATTCAATTATGAAAAATCAAATTAA